Genomic DNA from Thermobifida alba:
GCGCCGAGTGCGCGGCCGCCGGGGCCGCGGTGGTGGGCGGAGACGTCGTCAGCTCCGACACCCTCACCATCGCCGTCACCGCGCTGGGCGACCTGCGGGGAGTCCCTCCCGTCCGCCGCGACGGGGCCGCCGTCGGCGACCTCGTCGCGGTCACCGGCGACCTCGGGCTCTCCGCCGCCGGACTGGACCTGCTCCGGGCCGGGATCGCCGAGGAGCAGCCGGCCTGCGTGGCCGCGCACCGCAGGCCCGCGCCGCCGTACGCGGCCGGTCCGGCCGCGGCGGAGTCGGGGGCCACCGCCATGATCGACGTCAGCGACGGACTGGTGCAGGACCTCGGCCACATCGCCGCGGCGTCCGGCGTGGCGGTGGCCCTGCGCCAAGCGGCCCTGCGCCCGCCCGCCGCGCTGGTGGAGGCGGTCGAGGCGCTCGCCCGGGCCGGTGCCGCCCCCCGCTCCCCGCTCGACTACATGCTCGCCGGAGGAGAGGACCACGCGCTGGCCGCCACCTTCCCCGCGGGCACCGCGCTGCCCCCCGAGTGGACCGTCGTCGGCACGGTGGCCGAGGGGCGTGGGGTCACCGTGGACGGGGCGGCCCCCGAACTCCCCGGATGGGACCATTTCCGGTAGTAACGACGGTCAGTCATGGGTAGGTCACCCAAAGGCAAGATTCCGGTTTTGGGAGACTGGTCGCGCTAAGCTCTGGCGACCGACGGCTCGTCTGTCATCAGAGATCCCCCCGAGCGAGGAGTCGGTCGACCGGAACTCGGAAAGGCACGGAATCTATGCGGAGGCACGGACTGGGACGGGAGCGGCGGGGCGCGCACCGTGCGGAGCCTCCCGGCGGCGGTCCGCTGGCCACAGTGGGCCACGTGCTGGGAAGCACCGTACCCAAACGGGTGTCCCCGCCGCGCCCGCTGCGTGTCGTCGTCTTCTCCGGGGTGATCGTCGGCGCCCTGCTGTTCAGCTACAGCACCACCCAGATCTACCTGCGTTTCGCGGAACCGAGCCAGGACCCGCCGGTCCCGGGCGTCACCGCGTCGGCCGCACCCGCCCCCGACACCGGGGACGGCACCGGCACCCAGGCGGCCGCCTCCACCCAGGTGGAGATCACGGTGGAGGGAGAGGACGAGGAGGAGCCCTCCCCTCCGGCGGGGCAGCGGGACGAGACGGACGGTGCGGCCGCCGCCCCGGGCCGCCAGGAGGGGGCCCCCAGCCCTCCGCCGCCGCCCGTGTCCGTTCCGCAGAGCGCGACCGGGACGCCCCAGGTCTCCTACCAGAAGGTCGTCTACGACGAGGACCACTTCATGGGGCAGCTGACCATCACCAACACCGGAAGCGGTGTCCTGGAGGGGTGGGAGCTGCAGGTCGGCTTCAGCGACGCCCAGGTGGTCTCGGCGTGGGGAAGCGAGTGGGAATCGGTCCCGGGCGGTTTCGTCGCCCGTCAGCCGTCCTGGGCGGGCGGGATTCCCCCGGGACAGTCGACCACCGTCAGTTTCACCGCGCGGGGGCGCAGCCACACGCCGGAGAGCTGCTCCCTCAACGGCGCGTCCTGCTCCCTCTGACCGCTCTTCGGCTCCGCACAGGAGAGGCAGCCCGGCGGGAGCAGCGTTCCGGCGGGGGCGGCCGCGGTACCGGGCCCCACCGGCGCCGGGGCGGCCGCGGACGACGCGCCACCCCGGAGGCGAACCGTCCCCCGCGCAGGCACCCGGCAGCCCGGGGCACACGTCACGGAAGGGGGGACGCCGCCACCACCGCGCGGCCGAGGAGCCCGCGGTCCGGACGGAACGGGCCCGCAGAGCAGTCGAGCGCCACGACGGTTCGTCTGTGACGCTCGAAGACGGTGGGCGCGCGCGGTGCGGCGGGATGGGATGTTCAGGAACGCTCGACCTTGCCGGCCTTGAGGCAGGAGGTGCACACGTGCAGCCGCTTCGGCGTGCCGCCCACGCGGGT
This window encodes:
- a CDS encoding thiamine-phosphate kinase, which translates into the protein MSSTIGTLGEFGLIARITARFPATDDVLLGPGDDAAVVAAPDGRVVATTDLLVEGRHFRRDWSSARDVGHKAAAQNLADVAAMGARPTALLVGFAAPADLPTVWAEELSEGLRAECAAAGAAVVGGDVVSSDTLTIAVTALGDLRGVPPVRRDGAAVGDLVAVTGDLGLSAAGLDLLRAGIAEEQPACVAAHRRPAPPYAAGPAAAESGATAMIDVSDGLVQDLGHIAAASGVAVALRQAALRPPAALVEAVEALARAGAAPRSPLDYMLAGGEDHALAATFPAGTALPPEWTVVGTVAEGRGVTVDGAAPELPGWDHFR
- a CDS encoding cellulose binding domain-containing protein; protein product: MLGSTVPKRVSPPRPLRVVVFSGVIVGALLFSYSTTQIYLRFAEPSQDPPVPGVTASAAPAPDTGDGTGTQAAASTQVEITVEGEDEEEPSPPAGQRDETDGAAAAPGRQEGAPSPPPPPVSVPQSATGTPQVSYQKVVYDEDHFMGQLTITNTGSGVLEGWELQVGFSDAQVVSAWGSEWESVPGGFVARQPSWAGGIPPGQSTTVSFTARGRSHTPESCSLNGASCSL